A section of the Roseivirga sp. BDSF3-8 genome encodes:
- the rpoB gene encoding DNA-directed RNA polymerase subunit beta codes for MANNHQSDRVNFSSIKTVIDYPDFLDVQLQSFADFFQLDTYPENRQEEGLYKVFAENFPITDSRENFLLEFQDYVVDPPKYNVDECIDRGLTYSVPLKAKLRLSCNDEDNEDFETIEQEVFLGNIPYMTPKGSFVINGAERVIVSQLHRSPGVFFAQSKHTNGTKLYSARIIPFKGSWIEFATDVNNVMYAYIDRKKKFPVTTLLRAIGWGSDKDILDLFGLSEEVQATEKEIKKVVGRKLAARVLRTWTEDFVDEDTGEVVSIDRNEVLLERDSVITDDDLETILDSGSKSIILHREDINIADYTIIYNTLQKDNSNSEKEAVEQIYRQLRNTEAPDEQTARDIIQNLFFSDKRYDLGEVGRYRINKKLNLEIERDIRVLTKQDIIYIVKYLIGLINSKAIVDDIDHLSNRRVRTVGEQLYSQFGVGLARMARTIKERMNVRDNEDFKPVDLINARTLSSVINSFFGTNQLSQFMDQTNPLAEITHKRRMSALGPGGLSRERAGFEVRDVHYTHYGRLCTIETPEGPNIGLISSLCVHAKVNKMGFIETPYRFVKEGQVDMSGNVVYLTAEEEDTHNIAQANAPLTDKGDFVNERVKARYEGDFPVVEPDQLTYMDIAPNQIVSVAASLIPFLEHDDANRALMGSNMQRQAVPLLRPQAPIVGTGLEKRVALDSRALVIAEGDGVVHFVDATKIVMKYDMTDDQRLVNFHGELKTYNLIKFRRTNQDTCINLKPVVKHGDRITKGQVLCEGYATEDGELALGRNLQVAFMPWQGYNFEDAIVISEKVVRDDIFTSIHIEEFELEVRDTKRGEEELTSEIPNVSEDAVKNLDENGIIRVGAEIKEGDILIGKITPKGETDPTPEEKLLRAIFGDKAGDVKDASLKASPSLRGVVIDTKLFSRPKKDKDLRAKAKKEVEMLSQKYSKDLLNLRNQMIEKLVDILEGKISQGVRHKFGDEIMSKGVKFSRKNIEANLFPQKNIYRDESSYNVAEEVNLISDLILENWTEDERVNKLVVDLVKNYNRKRNELSGQFKRERFTLEVGDELPAGIVQLAKVYVAKKRKLKVGDKMAGRHGNKGVVAKIVREEDMPFLEDGTPVDIVLNPLGVPSRMNLGQIYETVLGWAGLKLGKKYATPIFDGASLDEVNHELDAAGLPPYGRAFLHDGLTGERFDQAVTVGVIYMLKLGHLVDDKMHARSIGPYSLITQQPLGGKAQFGGQRFGEMEVWALEAFGASHVLQEILTIKSDDVIGRAKAYEAIVKGENMNKPNIPESFNVLVHELRGLALEITLD; via the coding sequence TTGGCTAATAATCATCAATCCGATCGGGTTAACTTCTCATCTATTAAAACCGTAATTGACTATCCGGATTTTCTAGATGTGCAGTTACAGTCTTTCGCTGATTTTTTTCAGTTGGATACCTATCCGGAAAACCGTCAGGAAGAAGGATTGTATAAAGTTTTTGCAGAGAATTTCCCCATTACCGACTCAAGGGAAAATTTCCTGCTGGAGTTTCAGGACTATGTGGTCGACCCCCCAAAATACAATGTGGACGAGTGTATAGACCGAGGACTCACATATTCAGTTCCCCTTAAGGCTAAGCTTAGACTTTCCTGTAACGATGAGGATAACGAAGATTTCGAAACCATCGAGCAGGAGGTGTTCCTGGGTAATATTCCCTACATGACACCTAAGGGCTCTTTCGTAATCAACGGTGCCGAAAGGGTTATTGTAAGCCAGCTTCACCGTTCACCTGGTGTTTTCTTTGCCCAAAGCAAACATACTAACGGCACAAAACTTTACTCCGCTAGGATCATACCATTCAAAGGATCCTGGATTGAATTTGCTACAGACGTGAATAACGTTATGTACGCATATATCGATCGTAAGAAAAAATTCCCTGTTACTACCTTGCTTCGTGCCATTGGCTGGGGTAGTGATAAAGATATACTGGACCTGTTTGGTCTTTCAGAAGAAGTGCAGGCTACTGAGAAAGAGATTAAGAAAGTAGTTGGGCGTAAGCTCGCTGCCAGAGTTCTTCGTACCTGGACTGAAGACTTCGTAGATGAAGATACTGGAGAGGTTGTTTCTATTGATAGAAATGAAGTGCTTCTCGAGAGAGACTCTGTAATTACAGATGACGATCTCGAGACTATCCTTGATTCCGGTAGCAAGAGCATTATTCTTCATCGTGAAGACATCAATATTGCTGATTATACCATTATATATAATACCCTACAGAAAGATAACTCAAACTCTGAGAAGGAAGCTGTAGAACAAATCTACCGTCAGCTTAGAAATACAGAAGCACCCGATGAGCAGACGGCTCGTGATATTATTCAAAACCTCTTCTTCAGCGATAAGAGGTATGATCTTGGTGAGGTAGGTCGATATAGGATTAATAAGAAACTTAACCTCGAGATTGAGCGGGATATACGCGTACTCACCAAGCAGGATATCATCTATATTGTAAAATACCTGATTGGCCTGATCAACTCAAAGGCTATTGTAGATGATATTGATCACCTCAGTAACCGTCGTGTGAGAACTGTCGGAGAGCAGTTGTACAGCCAGTTCGGTGTTGGGCTTGCGCGTATGGCACGTACGATTAAAGAGAGAATGAATGTACGTGATAATGAGGATTTCAAGCCTGTTGACCTCATTAATGCCAGGACGCTATCTTCTGTGATCAATTCGTTCTTTGGTACAAATCAGCTCTCTCAATTTATGGACCAGACTAACCCTCTGGCTGAAATCACTCATAAAAGAAGGATGTCAGCACTGGGGCCTGGTGGTCTTTCCCGTGAAAGAGCTGGTTTTGAAGTTCGTGACGTTCACTACACACACTATGGACGTCTTTGTACCATCGAAACCCCTGAAGGACCTAATATTGGTCTAATCTCTTCCCTTTGCGTTCATGCCAAGGTGAACAAGATGGGATTCATTGAAACACCTTACCGTTTCGTGAAAGAAGGTCAGGTGGACATGTCTGGAAACGTTGTTTACCTCACAGCCGAGGAGGAAGATACTCATAACATCGCCCAGGCAAATGCTCCTTTAACTGATAAGGGCGATTTCGTTAATGAACGCGTTAAGGCAAGATACGAAGGTGACTTCCCGGTAGTCGAGCCGGACCAGCTCACCTACATGGACATTGCTCCAAACCAAATTGTTTCTGTTGCTGCTTCTCTTATTCCTTTTCTTGAGCATGATGATGCCAACCGTGCGCTAATGGGATCAAACATGCAGCGGCAGGCAGTTCCCCTTCTACGCCCTCAGGCACCTATTGTAGGTACTGGCCTGGAGAAACGAGTGGCACTTGATAGTCGTGCGCTTGTTATTGCAGAAGGTGACGGTGTGGTTCATTTCGTTGATGCTACAAAAATTGTCATGAAGTATGACATGACAGACGATCAGCGTTTAGTGAACTTTCATGGTGAATTAAAGACATATAATCTGATCAAGTTCCGGAGAACTAACCAGGATACTTGTATCAACCTGAAGCCTGTTGTAAAACACGGCGACAGAATTACGAAAGGACAGGTACTTTGTGAAGGTTATGCTACCGAAGACGGTGAGTTGGCACTGGGTAGAAACCTGCAGGTTGCCTTCATGCCCTGGCAAGGATATAACTTTGAGGATGCTATCGTAATCTCTGAAAAGGTAGTACGGGATGACATCTTTACCTCAATACATATTGAAGAGTTTGAGCTTGAAGTTCGGGATACCAAGCGTGGTGAAGAAGAGTTGACCTCTGAAATTCCTAATGTAAGTGAAGATGCCGTTAAAAACCTTGATGAAAACGGTATTATCCGTGTAGGTGCAGAAATCAAAGAAGGCGATATCCTGATTGGTAAAATTACACCTAAGGGTGAAACTGACCCTACTCCGGAAGAGAAACTCCTTAGGGCCATTTTCGGTGACAAAGCCGGTGATGTGAAAGATGCGTCTCTTAAAGCGTCACCTTCACTTCGCGGGGTTGTAATCGACACTAAGCTTTTCTCACGCCCTAAAAAAGACAAAGATCTTCGTGCGAAGGCCAAGAAGGAAGTTGAAATGCTTAGCCAGAAATACAGCAAAGACCTCCTGAATCTTCGTAACCAGATGATAGAAAAGCTGGTCGATATTCTCGAAGGAAAAATCTCTCAGGGTGTTCGACATAAGTTCGGCGATGAGATTATGAGTAAGGGGGTTAAATTTTCTCGTAAAAATATCGAAGCAAACCTCTTCCCTCAGAAAAATATTTATCGAGACGAAAGTAGTTACAATGTCGCTGAGGAAGTAAATCTTATTTCAGATCTTATTCTTGAGAACTGGACTGAGGATGAGCGTGTTAATAAACTGGTTGTTGATTTAGTTAAAAATTACAACCGTAAAAGAAACGAGCTCAGCGGGCAATTTAAGAGGGAGCGCTTCACACTAGAAGTAGGGGATGAGCTTCCAGCTGGTATCGTGCAACTAGCCAAAGTTTATGTAGCTAAAAAGCGTAAGCTTAAGGTAGGTGACAAAATGGCCGGACGCCACGGTAACAAAGGTGTGGTTGCTAAAATCGTAAGGGAAGAAGATATGCCCTTCCTTGAAGATGGTACCCCTGTAGATATAGTGCTTAACCCACTTGGTGTACCCTCCCGTATGAACCTTGGTCAGATTTATGAGACCGTACTAGGTTGGGCAGGTCTGAAACTGGGTAAAAAATACGCTACGCCAATCTTTGATGGGGCTTCTCTGGATGAAGTTAACCACGAGCTTGATGCCGCCGGTCTTCCTCCGTATGGTAGAGCCTTCTTGCATGATGGCCTCACAGGAGAGCGCTTTGATCAGGCCGTTACTGTCGGAGTAATTTATATGCTTAAACTGGGGCACTTGGTTGACGATAAAATGCACGCTCGTTCTATCGGACCATACTCTCTCATTACCCAGCAGCCTCTCGGTGGTAAAGCACAGTTTGGTGGTCAGCGTTTTGGAGAGATGGAAGTGTGGGCACTCGAAGCCTTCGGTGCATCACATGTGCTTCAGGAAATACTTACCATTAAATCCGATGATGTAATAGGTAGGGCCAAAGCATACGAAGCAATTGTAAAGGGTGAGAATATGAATAAGCCGAACATTCCGGAATCATTTAACGTACTCGTTCATGAACTCCGTGGTCTGGCTCTTGAGATCACTCTTGACTAA
- the rpsL gene encoding 30S ribosomal protein S12, translating into MPTIQQLVRKGRKTLTSKSKSPALDACPQRRGVCTRVYTTTPKKPNSAMRKVARVRLTNGKEVNAYIPGEGHNLQEHSIVLIRGGRVKDLPGVRYHIVRGSLDTAGVNGRLQRRSKYGAKRPKDKK; encoded by the coding sequence ATGCCTACTATTCAACAATTAGTTCGCAAGGGCAGAAAGACATTGACGTCTAAGTCAAAGTCACCTGCACTAGATGCATGCCCGCAAAGGAGGGGTGTATGCACAAGGGTGTATACCACGACTCCTAAGAAGCCTAACTCAGCTATGAGAAAAGTAGCGAGGGTTAGACTGACCAATGGTAAAGAGGTAAACGCCTATATACCCGGTGAAGGTCACAACCTTCAGGAGCACAGTATTGTGCTTATCCGTGGAGGTAGAGTTAAGGACCTTCCTGGTGTGAGATATCACATCGTGCGTGGATCCCTTGATACTGCTGGTGTAAATGGTAGACTTCAGAGAAGGTCTAAATATGGAGCCAAGCGTCCTAAGGACAAAAAATAA
- the rpoC gene encoding DNA-directed RNA polymerase subunit beta' — MAFRKNKKLNNDFTKVTISLASPESILESSHGEVTQPETINYRTYKPEMGGLFCERIFGPVKDWECHCGKYKRIRYKGIICDRCGVEVTEKKVRRERMGHIELVVPVAHIWYFRSLPNKIGYLLGLPTKKLDQIIYYERYVVIQPGLKGEDGINYLDFLTEDEYLDIIDKLPVENQKLDDNDPDKFIAKMGADALEALLSRIDLDEQSYSLRHQAATDTSQQRKAEALKRLKVVEAFREARTRIENRPEWMIIKMVPVIPPELRPLVPLDGGRFATSDLNDLYRRVIIRNNRLKRLIDIKAPEVILRNEKRMLQEAVDSLFDNSRKVNAVRSDGNRALKSLSDMLKGKQGRFRQNLLGKRVDYSGRSVIVVGPELKLHECGLPKNMAAELFKPFIIRKLIERGIVKTVKSAKKIVDRKDPVVWDILENVLKGHPVLLNRAPTLHRLGIQAFQPKLIEGKAIQLHPLVCTAFNADFDGDQMAVHVPLGHEAILEASMLMLSSHNILNPANGAPITVPSQDMVLGLYYVTKGRRSTDDHKMPGEGMHFANPEEVIVALNEKVITKHTYIKVKVTVRDENNELTEQLIETVAGRVLFNQHIPTEVGYVNELLTKKKLQQIIAMVFKVTGMARTAQFLDDIKTLGFQMAYKGGLSIGLSDVMIPSQKDSLIEQAKEEVDVVWNNYLMGLITDNERYNQVIDIWTRINSQLTSTLMKQLEEDDQGFNSIYMMMHSGARGSREQIRQLGGMRGLMAKPQKNLQGSVGEIIENPILSNFKEGLDVIEYFISTHGARKGLADTALKTADAGYLTRRLVDVAQDVVVNEEDCGTLRGLAVTALKDNEDIVEPLSERILGRVSVHDIYDPISDELILEAGEEITEELARKIDNTALEEVEIRSVLTCESRQGVCGKCYGRNLASGRMVQRGESVGVIAAQSIGEPGTQLTLRTFHVGGTASNIAVEASVIAKFDGEIEFEELRRIHTKNEEGDDVTVAMGRSGEIKIVDPKTKKVLISNHVPYGAFIKVQEGDKVKKGDQICFWDPYNAVILSEFDGTIEFESIEEGVTFKEESDEQTGHREKVIVDTRDKTKNPAIIVNAKNDDTKSYNIPVGAHLAVENGEEIKAGKILAKIPRMMSKSRDITGGLPRVTELFEARNPSNPAVVSEIDGGVTYGGIKRGNREIFIESKDGVKKRYLVPLSKHILVQDNDYVKAGQPLSDGAITPADILSIKGPTAVQEYLVNEIQEVYRLQGVKINDKHIETIVRQMMQKVEILDPGDTNFLPGQVVDKFVFFEENDSILDKKVVTEAGDSSTLKPGQIVTSRRLRDENSSLRRKDMKLAEVRDAEAAVSKPTLQGITQASLGTESFISAASFQETTKVLSEASIRGKADLLKGLKENVIVGHLIPAGTGFRDYEQIIVGSQEEYDKLVASKENHTRRKELQAK; from the coding sequence ATGGCATTTAGAAAAAATAAAAAACTCAATAACGACTTTACTAAAGTCACTATCAGTCTTGCTTCGCCCGAATCCATATTGGAAAGTTCTCATGGTGAGGTTACCCAGCCCGAGACGATTAATTACAGAACCTATAAGCCCGAAATGGGAGGTCTTTTCTGTGAAAGGATCTTTGGACCTGTAAAGGACTGGGAATGTCACTGCGGAAAATATAAAAGAATCAGATATAAGGGAATTATCTGTGACCGCTGCGGTGTAGAGGTTACAGAAAAGAAAGTACGTCGTGAGCGTATGGGACACATCGAGCTTGTTGTTCCCGTAGCTCACATTTGGTATTTTAGATCACTTCCCAATAAAATAGGTTATCTGCTTGGCTTACCTACTAAAAAGCTAGACCAGATAATCTACTACGAAAGATATGTGGTTATTCAGCCTGGCCTCAAAGGTGAGGATGGAATTAACTACCTCGACTTCCTTACAGAGGACGAATACCTTGACATAATTGACAAGCTTCCAGTTGAGAATCAAAAGCTCGACGATAATGATCCAGATAAGTTCATTGCTAAAATGGGAGCCGATGCACTTGAGGCCTTACTTAGCAGGATTGACCTGGATGAGCAGTCTTACAGTCTTCGCCATCAGGCCGCTACTGATACCTCTCAGCAGCGTAAAGCAGAAGCCTTAAAGAGGCTAAAAGTTGTTGAGGCATTCAGGGAAGCCAGAACTCGGATAGAAAATCGTCCCGAGTGGATGATCATTAAGATGGTGCCAGTAATACCACCAGAGCTCAGACCTCTTGTGCCACTGGATGGTGGTAGGTTTGCTACCTCGGATCTTAATGACCTATATCGTAGAGTAATCATCCGTAATAATCGTCTTAAAAGACTTATAGATATTAAAGCCCCTGAAGTAATTCTCCGAAATGAAAAGAGAATGCTTCAGGAAGCAGTTGATTCACTTTTTGACAATAGTCGAAAAGTAAATGCAGTGCGCTCAGATGGTAATAGAGCCCTGAAATCTTTGAGTGATATGCTTAAAGGTAAGCAAGGTCGCTTCCGTCAGAACCTTCTTGGTAAAAGGGTTGACTACTCCGGTCGTTCTGTGATTGTAGTTGGACCTGAACTAAAGCTTCATGAGTGTGGTCTGCCGAAGAATATGGCTGCCGAACTTTTCAAACCTTTCATTATCAGGAAGCTGATAGAAAGAGGTATTGTTAAGACAGTTAAGTCCGCCAAGAAGATCGTTGACCGTAAGGATCCCGTGGTTTGGGATATCCTGGAAAATGTACTGAAAGGACATCCCGTACTACTTAACAGAGCTCCTACACTTCACCGGCTTGGTATTCAGGCATTCCAGCCTAAACTAATTGAAGGTAAAGCCATTCAGCTTCACCCCCTTGTTTGTACCGCATTTAACGCTGACTTTGATGGTGACCAGATGGCTGTCCATGTACCGTTAGGACATGAGGCTATCCTGGAGGCATCTATGTTGATGTTATCTAGCCATAACATTCTTAACCCTGCTAATGGTGCCCCGATTACCGTACCATCTCAGGACATGGTACTCGGACTTTATTATGTAACAAAAGGCCGTCGGTCTACAGATGATCATAAAATGCCCGGGGAAGGGATGCACTTTGCCAACCCCGAAGAGGTAATTGTGGCTCTTAATGAGAAGGTAATCACAAAGCACACCTACATTAAGGTTAAAGTTACTGTTCGTGATGAAAATAATGAGTTGACAGAGCAACTCATTGAAACTGTTGCCGGTAGGGTGCTCTTTAATCAGCATATTCCGACAGAAGTTGGGTATGTTAATGAACTGTTGACTAAGAAAAAGCTTCAGCAGATAATTGCCATGGTCTTTAAGGTAACTGGTATGGCCCGTACCGCCCAGTTCCTTGATGATATTAAGACCCTTGGCTTCCAGATGGCCTATAAGGGAGGTCTTTCTATCGGGCTTAGTGATGTAATGATACCTTCTCAGAAAGATAGCCTTATTGAACAGGCTAAAGAGGAGGTTGATGTAGTTTGGAATAACTACCTCATGGGTCTGATCACTGATAATGAGCGTTATAACCAGGTAATTGATATTTGGACAAGAATTAACTCACAGCTGACTAGTACCCTCATGAAGCAACTTGAGGAAGATGATCAGGGATTCAACTCCATCTATATGATGATGCACTCCGGTGCGAGGGGTTCCCGTGAGCAGATTCGTCAGCTTGGAGGTATGCGTGGTCTGATGGCCAAGCCTCAGAAAAACCTTCAGGGTTCGGTTGGTGAGATTATTGAAAACCCCATCCTTTCTAACTTTAAAGAAGGTCTTGACGTAATTGAGTACTTTATCTCAACCCACGGTGCTCGTAAAGGTCTTGCTGATACAGCCCTTAAAACGGCAGATGCTGGTTATCTGACTCGTCGTCTGGTGGATGTTGCCCAGGATGTAGTGGTTAATGAGGAGGATTGTGGTACACTTCGAGGTCTTGCAGTGACTGCACTTAAGGACAATGAAGACATTGTTGAGCCATTATCTGAAAGGATACTTGGACGTGTATCCGTACACGATATTTATGACCCAATTAGCGATGAATTAATTCTTGAAGCTGGTGAGGAGATTACTGAAGAACTTGCCAGAAAAATAGATAATACTGCGCTTGAAGAAGTAGAAATTCGCTCTGTATTGACATGTGAGTCAAGGCAAGGGGTTTGTGGCAAGTGCTACGGCAGAAACCTGGCTTCCGGAAGAATGGTCCAGCGGGGTGAATCCGTGGGTGTTATTGCAGCTCAATCTATTGGTGAGCCTGGTACCCAGCTTACACTACGAACTTTCCACGTAGGTGGTACGGCTTCCAATATTGCAGTGGAAGCCTCGGTTATCGCCAAGTTCGATGGTGAGATTGAGTTTGAAGAGCTAAGAAGAATTCACACTAAAAACGAAGAAGGTGATGATGTAACAGTGGCAATGGGACGTAGCGGTGAAATTAAAATCGTTGATCCTAAAACCAAGAAAGTTCTCATCAGTAATCACGTTCCCTATGGTGCTTTTATTAAAGTCCAGGAGGGTGACAAAGTGAAAAAAGGAGATCAGATATGTTTCTGGGATCCTTATAATGCAGTAATTCTTTCGGAGTTTGATGGTACGATTGAGTTCGAATCAATCGAAGAAGGTGTCACCTTCAAAGAAGAAAGTGATGAACAAACAGGTCACCGCGAAAAGGTAATTGTAGATACCAGGGATAAAACAAAGAACCCTGCAATCATTGTAAATGCCAAAAACGATGATACTAAAAGCTACAATATTCCGGTAGGCGCCCACCTTGCTGTAGAGAACGGAGAGGAAATTAAGGCTGGTAAAATCCTTGCGAAGATTCCAAGGATGATGAGTAAATCACGTGACATTACTGGTGGTCTTCCTAGGGTGACTGAGTTGTTCGAAGCAAGAAACCCGTCTAATCCTGCTGTGGTTAGTGAAATTGATGGTGGTGTTACATATGGTGGTATTAAGCGTGGTAATCGTGAAATCTTCATTGAGTCTAAAGACGGTGTGAAGAAGCGCTACCTCGTTCCTCTATCCAAACACATTTTAGTGCAGGATAATGACTATGTCAAAGCAGGTCAACCGCTTTCAGATGGAGCCATTACGCCAGCTGATATTCTATCCATAAAAGGACCTACCGCTGTTCAGGAGTATCTTGTAAATGAAATCCAGGAGGTATATAGGCTTCAGGGTGTGAAGATCAACGATAAACATATTGAGACGATTGTTCGTCAGATGATGCAGAAAGTTGAGATTCTTGATCCGGGAGACACCAATTTCCTTCCGGGACAGGTGGTAGATAAATTTGTCTTCTTCGAAGAAAACGATAGTATTCTTGACAAGAAGGTTGTAACCGAAGCTGGAGATTCTTCTACCCTTAAACCTGGTCAGATCGTTACTAGTCGCAGACTGAGAGATGAAAACTCTAGTCTTCGTAGAAAGGACATGAAACTGGCAGAAGTCAGAGATGCAGAAGCCGCTGTTTCAAAGCCTACCCTGCAGGGTATTACTCAGGCATCCCTTGGAACAGAAAGTTTCATTTCTGCAGCATCATTCCAAGAGACCACCAAAGTACTTAGTGAAGCCTCTATCAGAGGAAAAGCTGATTTACTCAAAGGGCTTAAGGAAAATGTTATTGTTGGTCATCTAATCCCTGCCGGTACAGGCTTCAGAGATTATGAGCAAATAATTGTTGGTTCACAGGAAGAATACGACAAGTTGGTTGCCAGCAAAGAGAATCATACTAGAAGAAAAGAACTTCAAGCTAAGTAA
- the rpsG gene encoding 30S ribosomal protein S7, translating into MRKAKPKKRYILPDPKFSDTLVTKFVNYLMKDGKKSIAYSIFYDAVAMVEEKTGENGLESWKKALNNVMPAVEVKSRRVGGATFQVPMEVRPERKVSLGIKWLIQYSRARGEKTMKERLAAEIIAAAKGEGAAVKKKDDTHRMAEANKAFSHFRF; encoded by the coding sequence ATGAGAAAAGCGAAACCTAAGAAGAGATATATTCTTCCTGATCCTAAGTTCAGCGATACACTTGTTACCAAGTTCGTGAACTACCTAATGAAAGACGGGAAGAAGAGTATTGCCTATTCAATCTTCTACGATGCCGTAGCAATGGTTGAGGAAAAGACAGGCGAGAATGGTCTTGAATCCTGGAAAAAAGCACTTAATAATGTTATGCCTGCTGTAGAGGTTAAAAGCCGTAGAGTGGGTGGTGCTACTTTTCAGGTGCCTATGGAAGTTAGGCCCGAAAGAAAAGTCTCTCTTGGCATTAAATGGCTTATCCAATATTCTCGTGCGAGAGGTGAAAAGACAATGAAAGAGCGTCTGGCTGCAGAGATCATCGCTGCTGCAAAGGGCGAAGGTGCGGCTGTTAAGAAGAAAGATGATACGCACAGAATGGCAGAAGCTAATAAAGCATTCTCACATTTTAGATTCTAA
- a CDS encoding DUF3467 domain-containing protein has product MAEDKKGSNNQISIELSEEVAEGIYANLAMIAHSNSEFVIDFIRLMPGVPKAKVKSRIVITPEHAKRLLTALQDNIKKYEDTFGPIKNNEEGPKFPLNFGGTVGEA; this is encoded by the coding sequence ATGGCAGAAGATAAGAAAGGGAGTAATAACCAAATTAGCATTGAGCTTTCTGAAGAGGTTGCGGAAGGAATTTATGCCAACCTGGCAATGATTGCACACTCTAATAGCGAGTTTGTAATCGATTTTATCAGGCTAATGCCTGGTGTGCCTAAGGCCAAAGTTAAAAGCCGGATTGTTATTACCCCTGAGCATGCCAAAAGATTACTTACTGCCCTGCAGGATAATATCAAAAAATACGAGGATACGTTCGGGCCTATCAAGAACAATGAGGAAGGCCCGAAATTTCCTCTGAATTTTGGTGGAACTGTCGGGGAAGCTTGA